DNA from Pelodiscus sinensis isolate JC-2024 chromosome 1, ASM4963464v1, whole genome shotgun sequence:
aaatattaaagGTATCTGGATATTAGGGTAAgaagcccttttgaaataaacacAGTTTCTGTTTTGGGTTACTGCTTATTACAAAATGTGTAGGGCTAGATCTTCAGGCAGTGCACATTAGCAGAgcttcagtggagctacactgATTAGCTGGGGAACTGGCCTATAATGTGTAAGTGAACACATACGTTAGGTTAAACCACTAAGGGCTGCTCTATACTACCACAGTGAATTGATCTAAGTTCTGctacttcagctatgtgaatagtgtaACTTCAAGTTGATATAGCTAGATCCACTTACCGCAGCGTATACACTGTGCTAGGTTGATGGCAGATACTCTCCTActaacttcccttattcttttCTAGAAGATTGAGTACACAAATCAGTGGgagagtgctctcccattgatttattgtgtcttcaACAGACCCAGTAAAATGACACTCACTGCATCGATTGCAGCAGTGTTGATCTGTgttaagtgtagacatggccttcgaGCCAGACTCTCTTGTTCATTGAGCTGTTCTGTGGTGTTCCAGCACTACAAAAAAGCAGTCTGCtctacttttaaaattaaaaactgatTGCAGAAATCCATACTGTAGGAAGAGCTCCAAGTAGCTTAAAAGCTTGTCTTCTAAtatttaccaacagaagttgatccaataaaagagattacttCACCCACCTCTTCTCTCCAATATTCTGGGACAGACATGGCTATAACAACACTGAATATACTCAGACATCGAATTAATCCCTTAGAACCCCATGGTGAGGCAATGAGGTTTACATCATATTCAGCACTTAATCATGTAAGAAGCCCTCACAGGAGTTAAATTTGGTGCTTTGCAAGTTATGATCTAACAGAGTTTGTAATGCTACATATTTTATCAAAAGattgaaaatacattttattgaGCATTAAAGTTCTTTTTCATTAATCTTTATTCGTTTTTTGCCTATATGGCTAGAAAAATGTCATTGAAAAGGCAGATGATTAagtagtattttctgttttcacaATAATTTAACAGAGACATATTAAACTATAAGTAGGGCATTTTAAGTTTAATTTTTATGTTAAACAGAATGTGCCTGTTTTGAagtgtttttgtttatttgttttgtttttcttggcaGATTTATAAAGGTCCTGACTGGTCATTCCGGTATTCAGGCCTCCAGCTGAACTGTGAATATCGTTTTCGTGTGTGTGCCATTCGACAGTGCCAAGAAACAATAGGTCACCAGGACCTGATAGGCCCGTACAGTACTACAGTACTATTCATCTCTCAGAGGACTGAACCGCCAACAAGCACCAACAAAGACACTGTGGAAATCTCAAGGACACAACAGACACTAACTGATGAACAGTGTGCTGCTGTCATCCTTCTGCTCTTTGCTACCTTTTCCATTCTGATTGCCTTTATCATTCAGTACTTTGTAATAAAGTGAGAAAAACAATTTTCTTTTAGAATGCTGCTCATTACATTTTACATTCTCATATTctaaaaatatttctgttctctTACTTTTACAAAAACAGGCATTTAGCATCAGCACTGGGACTGTAGCACATTTTTTCAGCCACTTAAAATGCTTAAGTAGATGCTGGCACAGGTTATAGAATGCAAGCcacagaaatatttccttttaacaTGCCTTCTTGCAGTACAAATGTTCTATAAGACAAGCAATGTATCATCATATGGTTATGAACAATAAGCAGGAGCATAATAATGGTAACATGGTCCACGTTTTCAAGGATTAGTACCATGAGAGGGGAGAAACTGGAgtaaaatgcatttaaaagtTACATTAACAAACTTGTGCTGTATAAAATGTTAGTCTGATGCTGTGAAAGCAATCTAGCGCTGTATTTCTACCTCCTCATTTCTCTTAATTATTTGGAAGCGGGATTCTGATGAAAAATAGAAGGGTCTTTTCTCAGGCAGTAAACTGGATGAAAGTGAATGCATGAAAGAAGAGTCTTATCTGATAAATGTAGTTTTCCACTGCAAGTATATATTTTTAAGACTAAAAAGATATGGCACAAGTGATTTATCTTGCCCCAGATTCAATGTTGACTCATAAAAACACCTCTTTAGCTTCTTATAAATATAGGAGAGAGAGAGCTTTTTTGATCTAACACTAtaagtaaattaaaataatttctaaagaCCTGTATTTGATTGGGTGCTGTTTATATAGATATATGTGCCCTCTGATAATGTGTATACATTTTCTAGGATAACCATAATTTTTCCTGTTACCCCTACATTCACTTGCCATAACCACCAGAATGAAGCACTGCCTTTTTCCTTTGGGGCACcaaattggggagggggaggcggtgcAATAATTTGCACCATAAAATGTCAACCTTCTTTTTCCTGAGATCCTAATGTTTAATGTAATGTCTCTTTGGATACTGTACCAAATTGTTGATTGCATGTAGTTAATGTTGCATTAGAGCACTTTGCAATTGCATAATTCATCAATGTTTTGTGAGCTTGCATTTGTGAGTTCTTGAATGATCAGACTTAACTTTATCAAGTAGCCCGTTGGACATCTTGCTAGATGTCAATGACTGCCAGTTACATAAAGCTTGTAGTGAAACTATCTTTAAAAAATTCTTGTCTCATCACACTCACATTATCTGTTATCCGTTTTGTAATTAGCTTTAATTTATTTCAGTTTCAAGATAGTGGATCACTAATGACTTCTAGTTGTGTTGGATTTAGCATTTTTAATGGTATTAAGCACTTCTGTCAgtcttaaaataataataaaaaagaacctCTGTCTTGTGTTTTGAAGATCTCTGAAGAATTTCTCTTATATTAGAATGGGCATGTATTGTAATTGTTTCTACGTCCAATGATCTGTGCTGTAGAATAATGTtgttcagttttgtttttaaaaagaaatggatAAGAACTTGGCCCTCAAGTGATGAGAATGATCTATCTTTAAAATGTACTgtatgtttacattttttttattttaaatttgtcacTTTTATGTAGAGGCTGATATCTTCCCACAAAATGCAATGTTTTCTAAAACTTTCTTAAGTGCCATGTTCGGCAGTACAAATGAGATTGCGTGTAATAGCCCAGAGATTTCTATACGGTTGAATGTCTAAAATGGTAAGATTTGTCACTACAGTTAAACTGCAGTGGCTTATGTTTTTCATAGTAAAATTCAAATGAACTCCTATTTTTGATAGTAAATGTCATTTAATAGTGTATTTGCCATTTGAACCTCAGTGCAGATTACTGCAATGAAGACGGTTTTTAATGTAATCTTAATTTTACCTCATATACTGTACATTCCAAAAAAAACTCTAAACTTTTTAAAACGTTATAGATATAGTACCAAACATATCACTTTAAACTTGTATACTGTTGGACTTCATACAGATGAAAAATGTATAATCTCATAGAAATACATACAAACTATGTAGCATAAGTATCTTTAAAATCTGTGGAAAATAAAAGTATCATTCTTTTTTGATGTTTGTTAATTGATCTTTGGATATAACTAAACTGTTACTGGATTTCTCCACCGTGCTGGCAGACCAACATAATGGTTAATGAAACAACCATTAAAGTAAAATAGTATTCTTTTTTCGCAAGGTTTTAAGCCCATTAAATGACAAAATGAGTGTGGCCACACTCAGTCTCAAACAGCAGTATAATAGGGAGATTAGGAAAATTCCCACATggctatacaggttggacctccctagtccagcaccctcaggacttgactggtcctaGATGAGGAATTTGGCGGGACCAGGGGCGGGGGTCACTTCTggccctctgctgctggccccacctcctttccctgccaccccaccggtcttcccaactccctctccccagcctagCTGCGTCTTGTGGTGGGCTCCCTGGGTCACGCATGTCAggcttccccctctctctttggCTTCCCCCATCCAGCCCGGCTGAGCTGCACTCCAGAATTTctggctccctccctccagcccagctgagccacagcccagctgagccatgcactgAGCTCCTGGCCCCCTACGCCCTGAAGCATGCCACGACTCTGAtcttggaacatctgtggtctgttgctggaccagagaattccagtttACAGAGTTCCAACCTATACTAAGAGTCCTTAAAACTTAGCTTAGCTCTCCTGTAAATTATTTCCCTGTGTTGCTTTCATGACCATATTGTTTTGTTAGCAAAGAAGGTGGGGTGGATATTAAATGTAAATGATGATTTAAAATTCAGTTTCATTGAACAAAGTGGGTCACAATATTTTATAAATCCTAAATGCTGCATATAACCTTTATGCAGTATGAGTAATTAGTGCAAGAAGACtaaagaagctgggatttaaaatatCAGTCACAGTACAAAGAGCTAATACTTGCCCAgaagaaaaaactatttttcaCATGATCCAGTCATAGGAgttattttaaatctatttttgtcATACGTACCTGCAGCCCcagtttaggaaaaacttccacaGGGAATTTTGGGTAAGGTCAAAGCACAGTCTACAACTTTTAACCAGACATTTCAGATTCTAAAATGAAGTTGTGTATCAGCTCAACATTGTCTTGTAAACTGTGCACGTTTTCTATAGAAGAACTACATTTTAAGTGGAGCGTGGCTGGGAGAATAAGTTTGTAAAATAGCCATAACAGATCCCCAAGCCGCTCTGATAGACGAGCTACAGTTTTCAGTTACACTACAAACTGGAAGCTGAGGTCATATTCCTTGAAGGGTGAGCAGGCAAATAACACATCTTACGGCTGCGGGTAACAGCATCCACAGTACAAGGGCTTGGCTGAGAGCAGGAGAAAATCCCTGGTTTCCACGGGTTTGGTTTTGAGATTTGGTGGAAATTGCTGTTCAATTCATGCTGAGTTTCAAGGAACGAAACCCATCCTTCTGGAAGCCCAGCTGCCCGGTCTGACGCGTGTTTTTCCTTCGAAGCCTAGGAGGGGCGCTGATTCCTGACTACGGCCAGCTCCGGGACTCATTACAGCACAAATGTCGCGGCAAGTGCAGGCTCGGGGCTGACCGGGCTTTGGTTGTCACTTCCCCGCCAGTGAAAAATGGGCTTCCAATGTGCTGCGGCCAGTCATTAGATTAGCCCTTGAAAAACGTCTCCTCCGGCGCAGGAGCGATATAAGCTCCGCGGGCAGAGGAGGGGAGTTCAGCccggccctggcgctgcagagcGGCGGTGTCTCTGGGCTCTGGCCCGGGACGATCGGCCCGTGCCCGCCCCGCAGGGGCCATGCGCTGCGGCCAGGGCCTGTCCCCCGCCGCTCCGCTGGGCAGCGCCCTCGCGACCCCCGCCCGGGCTTAGCGCCAGCGCCATGGGGGGCGGCTGTGAGAACAGCAGCGGCCGGGAGCAGGGCGAGGCGTGGGCGGTGCCCCCGTGCGACGAGCGCCTCTGCAGCGCCCTGCCGCTGCCCGCGCTCATCCCGGTCACGGCCGTGTGCCTCGGCCTCTTCGTGCTGGGGGTGGCGGGCAACGCGCTGACGGTGCTGGTGCTGCGGCGCTGCCGCGAGCTGCGGAGCACCACGAACCTGTACCTGGGCAGCATGGCCCTGTCCGACCTGCTCATCCTGCTGGGGCTGCCCTTCGACCTCTACCGCCTCTGGCGCTCCCGGCCCTGGATCTTcggccagctgctctgccgcctCTCGCACTACCTGGCCGAGGCCTGCACCTACTGCACCATCCTGCACATCACGGCGCTCACCGCGGAGCGCTACCTGGCCATCTGCTTCCCGCTCAAGGCCAAGGTGGTGATCACCAAGCGCCGGGTCAAGGCTGTGATCGGGGCCCTGTGGGCCTTCGCCCTGCTCTCCGCCGCGCCCTTCTTCTTCCTCGTGGGTGTGCAAGAGCTGGACAACCAGACGGAGTTCAGCCGGGAGTGCAAGCCCACACCGCTGGCCACCGAATCGGgcctgctgggcaccatgctctgGGTCACCACCAGCTACTTCATCCTGCCCATCCTCTGCCTCAGCGTGCTCTACGGCCTCATCGGCAGGGCCCTGTGGAGGAACAAGAGTCAGCTCAGGGGCCCCAACGCAGCCCTGAGGGAGAAGGGGCACAGACACACCATCAAGATCCTGGGTGAGTCCCAGGGACCTGGCCCCTTCCCTCGCTCCCTGACCAGGTGCCCCCAGGCTGAGCTAGCTCAGCCTGTAGAGACCAGCACACCCTGGAACTCTTCCTGCAGCCAGCTACAGGCCAGGACGAACTGCCAGGTGAAAAGGCCTGAGAGCCTCACAGGGGGCCACAGGCTGGTGTCTGCACCTGCCAATTTCAGCAGGGATGTTCTGAGAACAGGGACATCAGAGATGGAAAAATCCTTTAGGGCAAACCGGTGACCTCTGGGCGGAGCAAGCCACCACTGGCCACTATGGGTGCATTTAGCCAATTTCTAGCTGTGGGTGATGTTCATGTTCTCTCCGAAGCTTTGCGCAGTTTTAAATTACTCTAATAAT
Protein-coding regions in this window:
- the MLNR gene encoding motilin receptor; its protein translation is MGGGCENSSGREQGEAWAVPPCDERLCSALPLPALIPVTAVCLGLFVLGVAGNALTVLVLRRCRELRSTTNLYLGSMALSDLLILLGLPFDLYRLWRSRPWIFGQLLCRLSHYLAEACTYCTILHITALTAERYLAICFPLKAKVVITKRRVKAVIGALWAFALLSAAPFFFLVGVQELDNQTEFSRECKPTPLATESGLLGTMLWVTTSYFILPILCLSVLYGLIGRALWRNKSQLRGPNAALREKGHRHTIKILAVLVLAFVICWLPFHVGRIIFINTQDTKMMLFSQYFNIFALQLFYLSASINPILYNLISKKYRAAAYKLLLPHRSGERTLSATRDTETSASIKKEYMTPF